In the Devosia sp. SL43 genome, one interval contains:
- a CDS encoding DUF3995 domain-containing protein — MSMLIAAFMFIGLLTVSTAHFLWSIGRTWPIREEKLLAQTVVGFRDIQHMPPRWASFAVSIATLAAGVIALSLADHTSGGLPLTLLGLPFAAVFLARGIIGYTPWWAEKTPEPNFRLNDIRVYSPLCLFLGAGFLALVIMRLI; from the coding sequence ATGAGCATGCTCATCGCCGCCTTCATGTTCATTGGCCTGCTGACCGTTTCCACCGCGCATTTCCTCTGGTCCATCGGCCGCACCTGGCCCATCCGCGAAGAGAAGCTGCTAGCCCAGACCGTCGTCGGCTTCCGCGATATCCAGCACATGCCCCCGCGCTGGGCCTCATTCGCCGTCTCCATCGCCACCCTCGCCGCCGGCGTCATCGCCCTCTCGCTCGCCGACCATACCAGCGGCGGCCTGCCGCTGACCCTGCTGGGCCTGCCCTTTGCCGCAGTGTTCCTTGCTCGCGGCATTATCGGCTACACGCCCTGGTGGGCCGAAAAGACCCCTGAGCCGAACTTCCGGCTCAACGACATCAGGGTCTATTCCCCGCTCTGCCTGTTCCTGGGCGCCGGCTTTCTCGCGCTCGTCATCATGAGGCTGATATGA
- a CDS encoding DUF4126 family protein translates to MLYVFALLIGVIAGLRAMTPLAAISWAAYLGWIDYTGTQVAFLGHIITVVILTIIAIAELVSDQLPNTPSRKVPVQFGTRIVMGALAGALLPGSWIIGSILGAIGAVVGTYFGADIRGRLAKSFGRDLPAALIEDVVAVAGALLIVYLV, encoded by the coding sequence ATGCTTTATGTGTTTGCGCTTCTCATCGGCGTCATCGCGGGTCTGCGGGCCATGACGCCACTCGCCGCCATCAGTTGGGCCGCCTATCTCGGATGGATCGATTATACGGGCACCCAGGTGGCATTCCTGGGCCACATCATCACCGTCGTAATCCTGACCATCATCGCCATTGCCGAGCTGGTCAGCGACCAGTTGCCCAATACGCCCAGCCGCAAGGTGCCTGTGCAGTTCGGTACACGTATTGTCATGGGGGCGCTCGCTGGCGCCCTGCTCCCCGGAAGCTGGATCATCGGGTCAATCCTGGGCGCTATCGGCGCCGTGGTCGGCACCTATTTCGGTGCCGACATCCGCGGCCGCCTGGCCAAGAGCTTTGGCCGCGACTTGCCTGCAGCGCTGATCGAAGACGTGGTGGCCGTGGCCGGCGCCCTTCTCATCGTCTATCTGGTGTGA
- the ureG gene encoding urease accessory protein UreG: MKSPNGPLRIGIGGPVGSGKTTLCEMLLKTMRDRYSMAVVTNDIYTREDALILARVQAISEDRIVGVETGGCPHTAIREDASLNLAAIDDLNRKFPDLDIILIESGGDNLAATFSPDLADITLYVISVAQGEKIPRKGGPAISRSDLLIITHTDLAPYVGASLEVMESDTQKVRDGRPYVFTDLLRRESLDQIIAFIEKAGGLVEVQAAE, from the coding sequence ATGAAATCTCCCAACGGCCCCCTCCGCATCGGCATCGGCGGCCCCGTCGGCTCCGGCAAGACCACGCTCTGCGAAATGCTGCTCAAGACCATGCGTGACCGCTATTCCATGGCCGTGGTCACCAACGACATCTACACCCGCGAGGACGCGCTGATCCTCGCCCGGGTGCAGGCCATTTCCGAAGATCGCATCGTCGGCGTCGAGACCGGCGGGTGCCCGCACACGGCCATCCGCGAGGACGCCTCGCTGAACCTCGCTGCCATCGACGACCTCAACCGCAAATTCCCCGACCTCGACATCATCCTGATCGAGAGCGGCGGCGACAATCTCGCAGCCACCTTCTCCCCCGACCTGGCCGACATCACCCTCTACGTGATCTCCGTCGCCCAGGGCGAAAAGATCCCACGCAAGGGCGGCCCCGCCATCTCCCGCTCCGACCTCCTCATCATCACCCATACCGACCTCGCCCCCTATGTCGGAGCCAGCCTCGAGGTGATGGAGAGCGACACGCAGAAGGTCCGCGACGGTCGCCCCTACGTCTTCACCGACCTGCTGCGCCGCGAAAGCCTCGACCAGATCATCGCCTTCATCGAAAAGGCCGGTGGGTTGGTCGAAGTGCAGGCTGCGGAATAA
- a CDS encoding metallophosphoesterase, whose translation MIVAQLSDIHADGSSDRLDRLDRVLRWLRPMRPEAIIVSGDLAEYDHRSSYQAVHERLEATGSPFYFVPGNVDEHDDMRREFGDRFNWPGDQRALNCSGRVGDRLRVVGLDVTVAGGHHGDVEPVLGWLATELNTGGPPALIFQHQHPFRCGIDGKDANMCRGGEALTRVIDEAHDPVVALTCGHVHRPMFTRFAGRPATMCPSVTRANRLRLDGKDPEISDPPGLLLHHFVDDRLVSHVVMVD comes from the coding sequence ATGATCGTAGCGCAGCTCAGCGATATCCATGCGGACGGGTCGAGCGATCGGCTCGACCGCCTGGATCGCGTGTTGCGCTGGCTGAGGCCGATGCGGCCAGAGGCGATCATCGTCAGTGGCGATCTGGCAGAGTACGACCACCGCAGCAGCTACCAGGCTGTTCATGAGCGGCTGGAGGCGACCGGATCGCCGTTCTACTTCGTGCCCGGCAATGTCGATGAGCATGACGACATGCGACGGGAATTCGGGGACCGGTTCAACTGGCCGGGAGACCAGAGGGCGCTCAATTGCAGCGGACGGGTCGGCGATCGCCTGCGGGTGGTTGGACTCGATGTGACGGTGGCGGGCGGACATCATGGCGATGTCGAGCCTGTGCTGGGTTGGCTTGCGACCGAACTCAATACTGGCGGGCCGCCGGCCCTGATCTTTCAGCACCAGCACCCGTTTCGATGCGGTATCGACGGCAAGGACGCCAATATGTGCCGGGGCGGCGAGGCGCTGACGCGGGTGATCGACGAGGCGCATGATCCTGTGGTGGCCTTGACCTGTGGGCATGTGCACCGGCCGATGTTCACGCGCTTTGCCGGGCGGCCGGCGACCATGTGTCCGTCAGTAACGCGGGCGAACAGGCTTCGGCTCGATGGAAAGGACCCCGAGATTTCCGATCCGCCGGGGCTGTTGCTGCACCACTTTGTCGATGACCGGCTGGTCAGCCATGTGGTGATGGTGGACTAG
- a CDS encoding urease accessory protein UreD: protein MQRARGQGGVTTKQRDGTTHLDTLYQDGCAKIRLPHTHSSALEAVLINTAGGLTGDDHMQWRAEIARHGRAVLTTQACERIYRSIGGPARVETRLAVGAHAHLDWLPQETILFAASQLDRRIDIDLAEGASLTAIEAVLLGRDAMGEEALDARLRDNWRVRRNGHLLHAEATRLDGTASERSGLSLLAGKRAFATILHVAPDADACATRLAQVRALLPADGRIAASANGERLIVRALAQTGLALRRLIVPILAELSGAGALPRLWHL from the coding sequence ATGCAACGCGCTCGCGGGCAGGGTGGCGTCACAACCAAACAGCGCGACGGCACTACCCATCTCGACACGCTCTATCAGGACGGCTGCGCCAAAATCCGTCTGCCCCATACACATAGCAGCGCGCTTGAGGCGGTCTTGATCAACACCGCGGGCGGCCTGACCGGCGACGACCACATGCAATGGCGCGCTGAAATCGCCCGGCATGGCCGCGCCGTCCTCACCACACAAGCGTGTGAACGCATCTACCGCTCCATCGGCGGCCCAGCGCGCGTCGAAACCCGTCTCGCGGTTGGCGCCCACGCCCACCTCGATTGGCTGCCGCAGGAAACCATTCTTTTCGCCGCAAGCCAGCTCGATCGCCGTATCGACATCGACCTGGCCGAAGGCGCCAGCCTCACCGCCATTGAGGCCGTCCTGCTCGGCCGCGACGCCATGGGCGAGGAGGCGCTCGACGCACGCTTGCGCGACAACTGGCGCGTCCGCCGCAACGGCCACCTGTTGCATGCCGAAGCCACCAGGCTCGATGGTACTGCCTCCGAGCGTTCGGGACTGTCTCTCCTGGCCGGCAAGCGCGCCTTCGCCACCATCCTGCATGTTGCGCCCGATGCTGACGCCTGCGCCACCCGCCTTGCCCAGGTCCGGGCCCTGCTGCCGGCCGATGGCCGCATTGCCGCCAGCGCCAACGGCGAACGCCTCATTGTCCGCGCATTGGCGCAGACGGGGCTTGCGCTGCGCCGCCTGATCGTTCCAATTCTTGCCGAGCTTTCCGGCGCCGGCGCCCTGCCACGCCTCTGGCATCTATAG
- the glgX gene encoding glycogen debranching protein GlgX, giving the protein MKPALVPNGGSITHLGAMLTEIGVNFAVYSESATNIWVSIYDEQDQETDRFELDVHKDHVWAGLVAGLTAGTRYGLRADGPYDPDQGYFFDPMKLLVDPYAKRLDRVFVRSPRLRLDRKEAVDTAPLIPKAIVGDMGNENILPRKKAPGMFYEMNVRGFTMRHPSVQGPLRGTIAGLTTQRVIDHLKFIGVDTLQLMPTAAWIDEGHLPVLGLTNAWGYNPVAYSAIDPRLAPRGPQELRNMTDLYRKNGISVILDVVYNHTGESDANGPMLSLMGLDAKTYYRFVEVDGKQHLVNDTGTGNTLRCDHPATQRLVIDSLRYWVEEMGVSGFRFDLATVLGRDPGFNPNAEMLKKIKADPVLKQCILVAEPWDPGPGGYALGQFGKEFREHNDTFRDDIREFWRGEPGRIGALAGKVAGSAEIFNFAGRKPSHGVNMLAVHDGFTLRDLVSYQDKHNEANGENNRDGHSHNASWNCGVEGETDDEGIIAARKRDVRALLATLFLSRGVPLLQQGDEMFRTQRGNNNAYAQDNEITWLDWEHADGDLVDFVAALTKFRKAHQTLTHDHFLTGQDKAGIRDVVWLHPDGREMNEADWNDSSGSVLGMHLRHKDDEILVWFNRRVEPVVARLPEGDWAVGVLSDNMATVVLSEATATLTPRSVVALVRATGGA; this is encoded by the coding sequence ATGAAACCTGCACTGGTCCCCAATGGGGGCAGTATCACCCATCTCGGCGCCATGCTGACCGAGATTGGCGTCAACTTTGCCGTCTATTCGGAAAGTGCCACCAATATCTGGGTGTCGATCTATGACGAACAGGATCAGGAGACCGATCGGTTCGAGCTGGATGTGCATAAGGACCATGTATGGGCCGGGCTTGTTGCAGGTCTGACCGCCGGTACGCGCTACGGGTTGCGGGCGGATGGTCCCTATGATCCGGACCAGGGTTATTTCTTCGATCCGATGAAGCTGCTGGTCGATCCCTATGCCAAGCGTCTGGACCGGGTGTTCGTGCGTTCGCCGCGCCTGCGGCTGGATCGTAAAGAGGCGGTGGATACTGCGCCGCTGATCCCCAAGGCAATCGTCGGCGACATGGGCAACGAAAACATCCTGCCGCGCAAGAAGGCGCCGGGCATGTTCTACGAGATGAATGTGCGCGGCTTCACGATGCGCCACCCCAGCGTGCAGGGGCCCTTGCGCGGCACTATTGCGGGGCTGACAACGCAGCGGGTTATCGACCATCTCAAGTTTATCGGTGTCGATACGCTGCAGCTGATGCCGACTGCGGCCTGGATCGACGAGGGGCATCTGCCGGTGCTCGGGCTGACCAATGCGTGGGGCTACAACCCGGTGGCCTATTCGGCGATCGACCCGAGGCTGGCGCCGCGCGGCCCGCAAGAGCTGCGCAACATGACCGATCTTTACCGCAAGAACGGCATCTCGGTGATCCTCGACGTGGTCTACAACCATACCGGCGAGAGCGATGCGAACGGGCCGATGCTGAGCCTGATGGGGCTCGACGCCAAGACCTATTACCGCTTCGTCGAGGTGGATGGAAAGCAGCACCTGGTCAACGATACCGGCACCGGCAATACGCTGCGCTGCGACCATCCGGCGACGCAGAGACTGGTGATCGACTCGCTGCGCTACTGGGTCGAGGAGATGGGCGTTTCCGGGTTCCGCTTCGATCTAGCTACTGTTCTGGGGCGCGATCCGGGGTTCAATCCCAATGCGGAAATGCTCAAGAAGATCAAAGCCGACCCGGTATTGAAGCAGTGCATTCTGGTTGCAGAACCGTGGGATCCAGGTCCGGGCGGCTACGCGCTGGGGCAGTTCGGCAAGGAATTTAGAGAGCACAACGACACGTTCCGCGACGATATCCGCGAATTCTGGCGGGGCGAACCTGGCAGGATTGGTGCGTTGGCGGGTAAGGTTGCTGGTTCGGCCGAGATCTTCAACTTCGCCGGGCGTAAGCCCAGCCATGGCGTCAACATGCTGGCGGTGCATGACGGGTTCACGTTGCGCGATCTCGTCAGCTACCAGGACAAGCACAACGAGGCCAATGGCGAGAACAATCGCGATGGTCATAGCCACAATGCCTCGTGGAACTGCGGCGTGGAAGGCGAGACCGACGACGAGGGCATCATCGCGGCGCGCAAGCGCGACGTGCGGGCGCTGCTGGCGACGTTGTTCCTGTCGCGTGGCGTGCCTTTGCTGCAGCAGGGTGACGAGATGTTCCGCACCCAGCGAGGCAACAACAATGCCTATGCGCAGGACAATGAGATTACCTGGCTTGATTGGGAACATGCCGATGGCGATCTGGTCGATTTCGTCGCGGCGCTGACCAAGTTCCGCAAGGCGCATCAGACGCTGACGCATGATCATTTTCTGACGGGGCAGGACAAGGCCGGCATTCGCGACGTTGTCTGGCTGCATCCGGATGGTCGGGAGATGAATGAGGCCGACTGGAACGATTCCAGCGGGTCGGTGCTCGGCATGCATCTGCGTCACAAGGACGATGAGATACTTGTCTGGTTCAATCGGCGCGTCGAGCCGGTCGTGGCGCGGCTGCCCGAAGGGGACTGGGCGGTTGGCGTGCTTTCAGACAACATGGCGACGGTGGTCCTTTCCGAGGCTACCGCGACGTTGACGCCGCGCTCGGTGGTGGCGCTGGTGCGGGCAACGGGCGGCGCATGA
- a CDS encoding urease subunit beta — MIPGEIIPKTGEIELNAGAPQITIEVANTGDRPIQVGSHYHFFETNAGLRFDREATRGMRLDIAAGTAVRFEPGQTREVRLIPFGGDRVVHGFRQQIMGKL; from the coding sequence ATGATCCCAGGCGAAATCATCCCCAAAACCGGTGAGATCGAACTCAACGCCGGCGCCCCCCAGATCACCATCGAAGTCGCCAATACCGGCGACCGTCCGATCCAGGTCGGCTCGCATTACCACTTCTTTGAAACCAATGCCGGCCTGCGCTTCGACCGCGAGGCAACGCGCGGCATGCGCCTCGATATCGCCGCCGGAACCGCTGTGCGCTTCGAACCTGGCCAGACCCGCGAGGTCCGCCTGATCCCGTTTGGCGGCGACCGCGTCGTCCACGGTTTCCGCCAGCAGATCATGGGCAAGCTGTGA
- a CDS encoding urease accessory protein UreF: MSTNSDLQKLLTWLSPAFPVGTFAWSAGLEAAIVARTVHDRATTQQWVEGNLSHGSMRTDAILLSHAHRAATDPAQLQDLADLCLALTSARERHDETTITGTAFATAAKAWPTPVLANLPQPCPYPIAVGAIAAGHGIALEATLLGYLTATVHSQVSVAVRLIPIGQSDGLAILAALEPAIASMATLCQHAALDDIGAVAYAADIAQMTHETLTTRIFRS; encoded by the coding sequence ATGAGTACCAACTCCGACCTGCAAAAACTGCTGACCTGGCTCTCGCCGGCTTTTCCGGTCGGCACCTTCGCCTGGTCCGCCGGTCTCGAAGCCGCCATCGTCGCTCGCACGGTGCATGATCGCGCCACGACCCAACAATGGGTCGAGGGCAACCTGTCCCATGGCAGCATGCGCACCGACGCCATCCTGCTGTCGCACGCCCACCGCGCCGCGACCGATCCGGCCCAGCTCCAGGACCTCGCTGACCTCTGCCTCGCCCTCACCTCGGCCCGCGAACGCCACGACGAAACCACCATCACCGGCACGGCCTTTGCCACTGCCGCCAAAGCCTGGCCAACGCCCGTCCTCGCCAACCTGCCGCAGCCCTGCCCCTACCCCATCGCCGTCGGCGCCATCGCCGCAGGCCACGGCATCGCGTTGGAAGCCACCCTGCTCGGCTACCTCACGGCTACGGTCCACAGTCAGGTCTCGGTCGCCGTTCGCCTCATCCCCATCGGGCAGTCCGATGGCCTCGCCATCCTGGCCGCCCTGGAGCCGGCCATAGCGTCCATGGCAACGCTGTGCCAGCATGCCGCACTGGACGATATTGGCGCGGTGGCCTACGCGGCGGATATTGCGCAGATGACGCACGAAACCCTGACCACGAGAATCTTCCGCTCATGA
- a CDS encoding MliC family protein, with protein MPSKRLAAALLITMLATGTAHAVDATLQLDLTGQGRDFERRSVLYDCSEGEPFDVVYINAAPNFLALVPIVDEPERLVFASVVSASGVRYVAGHWVWWTQGIDASLYDVTLGDDADPVLTCSEFIQTP; from the coding sequence ATGCCATCCAAGCGCCTTGCCGCCGCCCTCCTCATCACCATGCTCGCCACTGGTACCGCCCACGCCGTCGATGCCACGCTTCAGCTCGATCTGACCGGCCAGGGCCGCGACTTCGAACGCCGCAGCGTGCTCTACGATTGCTCCGAAGGTGAACCCTTCGACGTCGTCTACATCAACGCCGCGCCCAATTTCCTGGCGCTGGTGCCGATCGTCGACGAGCCGGAACGCCTGGTGTTCGCCTCGGTCGTCTCGGCATCCGGCGTGCGCTACGTCGCCGGCCATTGGGTCTGGTGGACGCAGGGCATCGATGCCAGCCTCTACGATGTCACCCTGGGCGACGATGCCGATCCCGTGCTCACCTGCTCGGAATTCATCCAGACGCCCTAG
- a CDS encoding GNAT family N-acetyltransferase, with product MSGNPQTWLRLRKHLVAPLALPIWPEGVAPASFDAVDPRRLHRLVDTAFPGLVAPFDDWHGNLIHDSEFDPALCVPALTPDGQVAGFVQCWTSNFIKDLAVAPSHRGRGIGAALMRHAFTLFAERGASQVDLKVQIEEASARRLYARLGMVEV from the coding sequence GTGAGCGGGAATCCTCAGACTTGGCTGCGTCTGCGCAAGCACCTCGTCGCACCTCTTGCCTTGCCCATCTGGCCCGAAGGTGTCGCTCCCGCCAGCTTTGACGCCGTCGATCCTCGTCGCCTGCATCGGCTGGTCGACACCGCCTTCCCCGGACTGGTGGCTCCCTTCGACGATTGGCACGGCAACCTGATCCACGATTCCGAGTTCGATCCCGCGCTTTGCGTCCCGGCCCTGACACCTGACGGTCAGGTCGCCGGTTTCGTCCAGTGCTGGACCTCCAACTTCATCAAGGATCTGGCCGTTGCACCAAGCCATCGCGGTCGAGGCATCGGCGCGGCCCTGATGCGGCACGCGTTCACGCTTTTCGCCGAGCGCGGCGCATCCCAAGTCGACCTCAAGGTCCAGATCGAGGAAGCATCCGCCCGCCGGCTCTATGCGCGACTGGGCATGGTCGAAGTCTAG
- a CDS encoding urease subunit gamma: MNLTPREKDKLLIAMAAIVARKRLERGVKLNHPEAIALITDFVVEGARDGRPVAELMEAGAHVITRAQVMEGIAEMIHDVQVEATFPDGTKLVTVHQPIR, from the coding sequence ATGAACCTGACCCCGCGTGAAAAAGACAAACTGCTGATAGCGATGGCTGCCATCGTGGCCCGCAAGCGCCTCGAGCGCGGCGTCAAGCTCAACCACCCCGAGGCCATCGCCCTCATCACCGACTTCGTCGTCGAAGGCGCCCGCGATGGTCGCCCGGTCGCCGAGCTGATGGAGGCCGGTGCCCACGTGATCACGCGCGCCCAGGTCATGGAAGGCATTGCCGAAATGATCCACGACGTCCAGGTCGAAGCAACCTTCCCCGACGGCACCAAGCTGGTGACCGTCCACCAGCCCATCCGCTGA
- a CDS encoding urease accessory protein UreE, with protein MLRAVSHLPANHGQGKPVDSITLAHDERRLRRKLLRAKGGLEVMVDFPQTITLDHHGALLLDDNRLIEIVAASEDLFEIRGKNPAHLVRLAWHIGNRHTSAQLEDKRILIKRDHVLKTMLEGLGARVTNVTEPFFAEHGAYHSHGEPGHALLAR; from the coding sequence ATGCTGCGTGCCGTCTCGCACCTGCCCGCCAATCACGGCCAGGGCAAACCCGTCGACTCCATCACCCTCGCCCATGACGAGCGCCGCCTGCGCCGCAAGCTGCTGCGCGCCAAGGGCGGTCTGGAGGTCATGGTCGATTTTCCGCAGACCATAACGCTCGATCACCACGGCGCCCTGCTGCTCGACGATAACAGGCTGATCGAGATTGTCGCAGCCAGCGAGGACTTGTTCGAAATTCGCGGCAAGAACCCGGCACACCTCGTCCGCCTCGCCTGGCACATCGGCAACCGCCACACCTCGGCCCAGCTCGAAGACAAGCGCATCCTGATCAAGCGCGACCACGTGCTCAAGACCATGCTCGAAGGCCTCGGCGCCCGTGTGACCAACGTCACCGAGCCGTTCTTTGCCGAACACGGCGCCTATCACAGCCATGGCGAGCCCGGGCACGCGCTGCTCGCCCGATGA
- the ureC gene encoding urease subunit alpha codes for MPARISRATYADMYGPTTGDKVRLADTELFIEVERDFTTYGEEVKFGGGKVIRDGMGQSQRTRAEGAVDTVITNALIVDHTGIYKADVGLKDGRIAAIGKAGNPDTQPGVDIIIGPSSEVIAGEGRILTAGAFDAHIHFICPQQIEEALMSGVTTMLGGGSGPAHGTLATTCTGAWHIQRMIESFDGFPMNLALAGKGNASLPAPLAEMILAGASCLKLHEDWGTTPATIDNCLSVADDYDVQVMIHTDTLNESGFVEDTIAAFKGRTIHAFHTEGAGGGHAPDILRVAGLPNVIPSSTNPTRPYTVNTIAEHLDMLMVCHHLSSSIPEDVAFAESRIRKETIAAEDILHDMGALSIISSDSQAMGRVGEVLIRCWQTADKMKKQRGKLTEESGDNDNFRVKRYIAKYTINPAIAHGMSAHIGSIEVGKRADLVLWNPAFFGVKPEMVLLGGSIAAAPMGDPNASIPTPQPMHYRPMFASFGKLRTSSSVTFVSQAAYDDGLRNKLGVEKGMLPVSNTRSGIGKASMIHNWATPNIEVDPETYEVRANGELLTCEPATVLPMAQRYFLF; via the coding sequence ATGCCCGCTCGTATCTCCCGCGCCACCTATGCCGACATGTATGGTCCCACCACGGGCGATAAGGTGCGCCTGGCCGATACTGAGCTGTTCATCGAGGTCGAGCGGGATTTCACCACCTATGGCGAGGAGGTGAAGTTCGGCGGCGGCAAGGTCATCCGCGACGGCATGGGGCAGTCCCAGCGCACCCGCGCCGAAGGCGCCGTCGACACTGTCATCACCAATGCGCTGATCGTCGATCACACCGGCATCTACAAGGCCGATGTGGGTCTCAAGGACGGTCGTATCGCCGCGATCGGCAAGGCCGGCAATCCTGACACTCAACCCGGCGTCGACATCATCATCGGCCCCTCCAGCGAGGTCATCGCTGGCGAGGGCCGTATCCTGACCGCAGGCGCCTTCGACGCCCACATCCATTTCATCTGCCCCCAGCAGATCGAGGAGGCGCTGATGTCAGGCGTCACCACCATGCTCGGCGGTGGCTCCGGCCCCGCCCACGGCACGCTGGCCACCACCTGCACCGGCGCCTGGCACATCCAGCGCATGATCGAGAGCTTCGACGGCTTCCCGATGAACCTGGCGCTAGCCGGCAAGGGCAATGCCTCGCTCCCGGCCCCGCTCGCCGAAATGATCCTGGCCGGCGCCTCCTGCCTCAAGCTGCACGAGGATTGGGGTACCACCCCGGCCACTATCGACAATTGCCTATCAGTCGCCGACGACTATGACGTGCAGGTGATGATCCACACCGACACGCTCAACGAAAGTGGCTTCGTCGAAGACACCATTGCCGCCTTCAAGGGGCGCACCATCCACGCCTTCCACACCGAAGGCGCCGGTGGTGGGCACGCCCCCGACATCCTGCGCGTCGCGGGCCTGCCCAACGTCATCCCTTCTTCGACCAACCCGACGCGGCCCTACACGGTCAACACCATCGCCGAGCATCTCGACATGCTGATGGTCTGCCACCATCTGTCCTCCTCGATCCCTGAGGACGTCGCCTTTGCCGAAAGCCGCATCCGCAAGGAAACCATCGCTGCCGAGGATATCCTCCACGACATGGGCGCCCTCTCCATCATCTCGTCCGACAGCCAGGCCATGGGCCGCGTCGGCGAAGTGCTGATCCGCTGCTGGCAGACAGCAGACAAGATGAAGAAGCAGCGCGGCAAGCTGACAGAAGAATCCGGCGACAACGACAATTTCCGCGTCAAACGCTACATCGCCAAATACACCATCAACCCCGCCATCGCCCACGGAATGAGTGCGCATATCGGCTCCATCGAAGTCGGCAAGCGCGCCGACCTCGTCCTCTGGAACCCGGCCTTCTTCGGCGTGAAGCCCGAAATGGTGCTGCTCGGCGGCTCCATCGCTGCCGCCCCTATGGGCGACCCCAACGCCTCCATCCCCACCCCGCAGCCGATGCACTACCGGCCCATGTTCGCCAGCTTCGGCAAGCTGCGCACCTCCTCATCGGTCACCTTCGTCTCCCAGGCGGCCTATGACGATGGCCTGCGCAACAAACTCGGCGTTGAAAAGGGTATGCTGCCCGTCAGCAATACCCGCAGCGGCATCGGGAAGGCCTCAATGATCCACAATTGGGCGACCCCTAATATCGAGGTCGATCCCGAAACCTACGAGGTCCGCGCCAATGGCGAATTGCTCACGTGCGAGCCCGCCACCGTCCTCCCCATGGCCCAACGCTACTTCCTGTTCTAG